In Lotus japonicus ecotype B-129 chromosome 5, LjGifu_v1.2, one genomic interval encodes:
- the LOC130718105 gene encoding protein LIFEGUARD 2-like has product MWNQGYGKTDVESGARPLYPMMLESPELRWSFIRKVYAIIAIQLLATIAVGAVVVTVRPIATFFATTGAGLAVYIVLVFVPFITLCPLYYYYQRHPINYLLLSIFTLSLAVVVGLSCAFTSEKVILEAVILTAVVVIGLTVYTFWAASRGYDFNFLGPFLFGSVLVLIVFSFIQILFPLGKLSVMIYGCVASIIFCGYIVYDTDNLIKRYSYDEYIWAAVSLYLDIINLFLALLNIFRAADS; this is encoded by the exons atgtggAATCAAGGATATGGAAAAACCGATGTGGAGAGCGGAGCGAGGCCACTGTACCCGATGATGCTCGAAAGCCCCGAACTGCGGTGGTCGTTCATCCGAAAAGTCTACGCCATCATCGCTATTCAGTTGCTCGCCACAATCGCCGTCGGCGCCGTCGTTGTCACCGTTCGCCCTATCGCCACCTTCTTCGCCACCACCGGCGCCGGCCTCGCTGTCTACATCGTCCTCGTCTTTGTCCCTTTCATCA CGTTGTGTCCGCTTTACTACTATTACCAGAGGCATCCCATCAATTACCTTCTTCTTTCGATTTTCACGCTTTCTcttgctgttgttgttggatTGAGTTGCGCCTTCACCAGCG AGAAAGTTATTCTGGAAGCTGTCATATTGACTGCTGTGGTGGTGATCGGTCTAACTGTCTACACATTCTGGGCTGCAAGTAGAGGCTATGATTTCAACTTTCTTGGCCCCTTCTTGTTTGGTTCTGTGCTTGTTCTTATAGTCTTTTCATTTATTCAG ATTCTCTTTCCACTGGGTAAGCTCTCTGTGATGATCTATGGGTGCGTGGCATCAATTATATTTTGTGGCTACATTGTGTATGACACAGACAACCTGATCAAGAGATACTCATACGACGAATACATTTGGGCTGCTGTCTCCTTGTATCTGGACATCATCAACCTCTTCCTGGCTCTACTTAATATCTTCAGAGCCGCTGATAGTTGA
- the LOC130718104 gene encoding VAN3-binding protein-like encodes MDPKLTINCHRNEFLPTSAGTQLPESPRIPMEFLSRSWSASALEVSKALTPPQPHTPPSCIASKPSNASSCLTNSIPEETTYHSEESSTMCGNQFSFASSATSQFVLERIMSQSTREEVSPLTSGRLSHSSEPVNGGGGSLTGTDSPPISPSEEYDDVVKFFRANNSIHPLFNGGRAMIMSTATTGNATPCSGPKTVGRWLKERREKKKEENRSHNAQLHAAISVAAVAAAVAAITAATAASSSKDEKMANTDMAVASAATLVAAQCVEAAEAMGAERDHLASVISSAVNVRSHDDITTLTAAAATALRGAATLKARALKEMRNITAVTPLERSIGIGVCGKAKNSNSSTSDSGEIINGENFLGACNLELLARGSELLKRTRKGDLHWKVVSVYIHRSGQVMLKTKSKHVAGTITKKKKDVVLDVSTNLPAWPGRHLFDDGEKRRYFGLKTESWGVVEFECRNQREYDIWTQGVSRLLSIVAQRQKQNRKKI; translated from the exons ATGGATCCAAAGCTCACAATCAACTGTCACCGAAATGAGTTCCTTCCAACTAGTGCAGGCACTCAATTGCCAGAAAGCCCCAGAATACCAATGGAGTTTCTGTCAAGGTCATGGAGTGCCTCTGCTCTTGAGGTCTCTAAAGCCCTGACACCACCTCAACCACACACACCACCTTCTTGCATAGCTTCCAAGCCTTCTAATGCTTCCTCTTGTCTCACTAATTCTATTCCTGAAGAAACTACTTACCATTCAGAGGAGTCCTCAACAATGTGTGGGAATCAGTTCTCTTTTGCTTCCTCTGCTACTTCACAGTTTGTCCTTGAGCGCATCATGTCACAGTCCACAAGAGAG GAAGTGTCTCCATTAACATCAGGTAGACTGTCCCACAGCAGTGAACCTGtgaacggtggtggtggttcttTAACCGGAACAGATAGTCCTCCAATTTCTCCATCTGAGGAGTACGACGATGTTGTTAAG TTTTTCCGAGCAAACAATTCTATTCACCCCTTATTCAATGGTGGACGAGCTATGATTATGAGTACTGCTACTACTGGTAATGCCACTCCTTGCTCTGGACCTAAAACAGTTGGAAGATGGttgaaagagagaagagaaaagaagaaggaagaaaacagGAGCCACAATGCTCAGCTGCACGCAGCTATTTCTGTGGCTGCTGTGGCGGCTGCGGTTGCCGCCATCACGGCTGCAACAGCAGCCTCATCTAGCAAAGATGAGAAGATGGCTAATACAGACATGGCTGTGGCTTCTGCAGCTACTTTGGTTGCTGCTCAGTGTGTAGAAGCTGCTGAAGCAATGGGAGCTGAAAGAGACCACCTTGCTTCTGTGATTAGCTCTGCTGTGAATGTTAGATCTCATGATGATATCACAACTCTAACTGCTGCTGCTGCCACAG CTCTAAGAGGGGCAGCAACTTTGAAAGCAAGAGCATTGAAGGAGATGAGGAATATTACTGCAGTGACACCACTAGAGAGAAGCATAGGGATTGGAGTGTGTGGTAAAGCAAAAAACAGTAACTCTAGCACCAGTGATAGTGGAGAGATTATCAATGGAGAAAATTTTCTAGGTGCCTGCAACCTTGAGCTTCTTGCCAGGGGAAGTGAATTACTCAAACGGACCCGTAAAG GTGATCTTCACTGGAAAGTGGTTTCTGTTTATATACATCGATCAGGCCAG GTGATGCTGAAAACGAAAAGCAAGCATGTTGCAGGAACCATTACTAAAAAGAAAAAGG ATGTTGTGTTAGATGTGAGCACAAATTTACCAGCATGGCCAGGAAGGCATCTTTTTGATGATGGTGAAAAAAGAAGGTATTTCGGATTGAAGACAGAGTCATGGGGGGTTGTGGAGTTTGAATGTAGAAATCAAAGAGAATATGATATCTGGACTCAAGGTGTTTCAAGACTTCTTTCCATTGTTGCCCAGAGACAGAagcaaaacagaaaaaagattTGA